GCCCTGCATCGGACTCAGGTCGGCAGAACCCGTGCCGCCGTCCGCATCGGTATCAGAAGGCCGGAGAACACCGAGCAACTGACGGACCTCGTCGAGCGACTGACGCGCCGCCTCGGCGATCGCGGTGAACTCGGCGTCGGCGCCGGGGCCGATCGTCTCCGCCGGGTCGGCGGCCGCCAGCCGGTACTTCGCGGTCTGCGACATCACGACGACCATCGACATCCGGTGTGCGACCACGTCGTGCAGCTCGCGGGCGATCCGGGTCCGCTCGGCGAGCACCGCCTCCCTCGCCTGTGCGTGCTCGGTGGCACTGACCTGCTCCGAGATCACCTTCTGCGACGTCACTCGATACCTCACGAACGACGTCCCGATGGCGACGACGAACAAAGCGAAGATCCATCCGATGCGCATGTCGGGGCCCAGTCCGACGAAGAACGCACCCGCTGTGATCACGGTGAGGACCGGGATCCGGTCGAGGTTCTGTGTCAGCAATGCTGCGAACGTCATCGCGAGCAATACCAGGAACATCGACACCGGCATCGGAATGACGTCGGCGGAACGCGGAATCAGGCTCGTCGCAGCGGCCGTCACCGTCACCATCGCCCAACCGGTCCGCACTGCTTTCGGGCCGGCGAACATCAACGCCAGCGGCGCACACGCCGCGATCGCGAACGCGGGAAGCAAGTACGCCGCTATCTGATGAGTCTGGGCGACGGTCGGCCAGGTGATCGACGTCATGATCACGGCGAGCAGCATGCCCAACCAGTTCCACCGGTTGTTCAGGTAGTGCCGGACCGCGGGATCGGGCACGGCGTCGAACGACACGCGGTTCAACGCGGATCGGGTACGGGTCAGACGTTTCACCCGTCAACCGTAGATCGGCGAACACGTCGGACACCTCCCCCACGAGAGGGAGATCCGACTCCGCCCGCAGGGTGAGAGATCACCGTGCCCTGCCCGAAACGTAGGGCCCCACAATCGCTTTCGCGGGCGATCCGGCCTGGTGCCCGGGCCCGAGAACGTTGACGTCATGACCGAGAACCTCACTCTCCGCGCTGTTGCCCGTCGTGTCGTCGCCGCATCCACGATCGCCGTGTTCGCCACCCTGGTCCTCGGCACGACAGCTGCGGCGGCCGCCGCATCGGGCGCGCCGACCACGATCGGGCCGATCACGAACCCAGCCGAGAAGACGATCGCTGCGCTGGTCGGTGATCACCCGGAGCAGGCACTGACTGCACTCCCCTCCGACTTCCCCGCAGTAATGGGCTACCGACCGGGCGTCGAGGACGGCAGACCGGTCAACACCACGGGCGACTGTTCGTCGCCCGTCCCGATGCCTGACCGATTCGAGCCGCTGTGTCGAAGTCACGACTTCGGATACGACCTGCTCCGCTACGGCGATCGGACGGGGAGACCTGCCGCACCGTGGGCGCGGCTCGCGCTCGACGAGATGCTCGTCGACGCCATGCACCGGTCATGCAGCAACCCGATGTGCGATGCCGCCGCGAGTCTCGCCGGAGTCGGACTCGATGCGAACTCGTGGAGACAACACTGGTCGGCCCCGGTTCCGGAGTCCGCGGGCGACATGGCCGCGTCGGCGGCCCTGCGTGTCACCGAATCACTGGCGGGTCGACGATGAGCGCGCCGCGAATCTCGTCCGCCGCCCTACTCGGCGGTCTGATCGGTTGGGCGCTCTCGCTCGCACCCGGCCAGCTGCCCCGTGCGGCGATGGTGTCGGCGGTGGTCGGCACCGTCTTGATGCTGCTCGGGATGGGCCTCGGAGCCGTCGGGGCCCGCCTGGGCAGGCGCCGGGTCGCATCGTCCGAACTCGTGTCGGCGGTGACCGTGGCGGCGGCCGCGGCGATCGTCGGTGCGCTGTGGTGGCAGACCCGTGTCGCCGACAGCGTCGGTGTCCCGACGCCCGGTCCCGTGTGGGTCGCCGCAACAGCGGGCGTGCCGCTGACCGTCGGTCTGGCGCTCGTATCGCTACCCGGTCGGGTGTGGGCGGTCGGCGCTCTGCTGACCGCGCTCGTCGCCGGCCCCGCAGCCCAGGCGCGCGCCGCCGCCCCCGATGTTCCGGCTGATCCCGCGTTGAGCTACTCCGTGCTCGACTCGACGTCCGATGTCGACGCCAGAGCGCGGGCGCTCGTCGATGAGTGGGCGCAGAAGCCGCGCACCGACGCGGTCGTGGTGATCGTCCCGACCGGGTCGGGGTGGGTCGACGCCAGCGCGGTCGAAGGCTTCCGCCGTCATTTCGACGACGACGTCGCATTCCTGGCGATGCAATACTCCGACGTCCCGTCGTGGCAGGCCTACGTTCGGTCGCCTGCCGCCGCGAGCGACAGTGCGATCGCCGTCGTGCGTGCACTCGATCGCCGGATCAGCACCTCGCCGGACCGACCCGACGTCTACCTGTTCGGCCAAAGTCTCGGCGCGGTCGGCGCAGACGCCGCGCGGGCGTGGGCCGAGGACCATGCGGTCGCGATCGACGGGACGGTTCTGTCCGGTCCGCCTGCGGGGACGATCGAGTCTCTCCCCGCATGTGAGCCGAGGGTGGTGCTGGTGAATGCCACCGACCCGGTCGCCGACTTCGACACGTCACTGACGTGGCACGCCCCCCGACAACGCCGACGGAACGACGACGGTCGGGGCGCCACGACAGCAGCTGCCCTGGGTTCCCGGGCTGTCCCTCATCGGGACCGCTCTCGATCTGGCCGTCTCACTCGACGGCCCGGTCGGCACCGGACACCATTACGGGATCGAGCAGGGTCTCGCCGTCGGCGAGCTCCCGCGCGGATGTCAGACGATCGGACCTCGTGCGGCTTCGTAGGCCGCACCGACACGGTACAGCCGGTCGTCGGCCAGCGCGGGCGCCATGATCTGCAGGCCCACCGGAAGCACTGCGCCACCGTCGGAGGCCGTGCCCGACGGCACCGACATGGCGGCGGTCCCCGCCAGGTTGACCGGCAGGGTGCACAAGTCGAACAGGTACATCGCGAGCGGGTCGTCGACCTTCTCCCCAAGTTTGAACGCTGTGGTGGGTGTGGTCGGGGAGATCAGGACGTCGACGTCGGCGTAGGCCTTGGCGAAGTCCTGCGCGATGAGGGTGCGGACCTTCTGAGCCTGGCCGTAGTAGGCGTCGTAGTACCCCGAGCTCAGCGCATATGTGCCGATCATGATGCGGCGCTTCACCTCGGGACCGAAGCCCGCCGCGCGCGTGAGCGCCATGACCTCGTCGGCGCTGTGTGTGCCGTCGTCGCCGACCCGCAGGCCGTACCGCATCGCGTCGAAACGCGCGAGGTTGCTCGAGACCTCCGACGGCAGGATCAGGTAGTAGGCGCCGAGCGCGTAGGAGAAGTTCGGGCAGTCCACCTCGACGATGGTCGCGCCGAGCGAGGTCAGCGTGGCACACGCCTGCTGGAACGACTCGAGGACACCCGCCTGGTAGCCCTCCCCCTGCAACTGCTTGACGACGCCGATACGGACGCCGTTCAGATCTCCGGCCGCGCCGGCCCGAGCCGCGCCGACCACGTCGGGCACCGGGACGTCGATCGACGTGGAGTCACGCGGGTCGTGTCCGGCGATCACCTCGTGCAGCATGGCCGTGTCGAGCACGGTGCGGCCACACGGTCCACCCTGGTCGAGCGACGACGCGCATGCCACGAGACCGTAGCGCGACACCGTGCCGTAGGTCGGCTTCACACCGACGGTCGCCGT
This genomic window from Gordonia sp. PDNC005 contains:
- a CDS encoding sensor histidine kinase yields the protein MKRLTRTRSALNRVSFDAVPDPAVRHYLNNRWNWLGMLLAVIMTSITWPTVAQTHQIAAYLLPAFAIAACAPLALMFAGPKAVRTGWAMVTVTAAATSLIPRSADVIPMPVSMFLVLLAMTFAALLTQNLDRIPVLTVITAGAFFVGLGPDMRIGWIFALFVVAIGTSFVRYRVTSQKVISEQVSATEHAQAREAVLAERTRIARELHDVVAHRMSMVVVMSQTAKYRLAAADPAETIGPGADAEFTAIAEAARQSLDEVRQLLGVLRPSDTDADGGTGSADLSPMQGVGDLPDLIDSVRAAGVTVDFADRLDEWNDPGAAGAAVYRIVQESLTNAARHAPGAAIVVRLDRDGDSVVVSTVNGPSADPDHTIRPGGGQGLIGMNERASAVGGGLSSGPTPDGGFAVTARIPLSTR
- the gatA gene encoding Asp-tRNA(Asn)/Glu-tRNA(Gln) amidotransferase subunit GatA produces the protein MTETTTRTAGEITGLTAAELAGKIAARELSSVEVTQAHLDRIAEIDGELGAFLHVGAAEALDAAKAADAAIAAGEAPSALAGVPIALKDVFTTVDAPTTCGSKILEGWVSPYDATLTQRLRAAGIPILGKTNMDEFAMGSSTENSAYQVTRNPWDVDRIPGGSGGGSAAALASFQAPLAIGTDTGGSIRQPAAVTATVGVKPTYGTVSRYGLVACASSLDQGGPCGRTVLDTAMLHEVIAGHDPRDSTSIDVPVPDVVGAARAGAAGDLNGVRIGVVKQLQGEGYQAGVLESFQQACATLTSLGATIVEVDCPNFSYALGAYYLILPSEVSSNLARFDAMRYGLRVGDDGTHSADEVMALTRAAGFGPEVKRRIMIGTYALSSGYYDAYYGQAQKVRTLIAQDFAKAYADVDVLISPTTPTTAFKLGEKVDDPLAMYLFDLCTLPVNLAGTAAMSVPSGTASDGGAVLPVGLQIMAPALADDRLYRVGAAYEAARGPIV